A genomic stretch from Caloenas nicobarica isolate bCalNic1 chromosome 3, bCalNic1.hap1, whole genome shotgun sequence includes:
- the LOC135986961 gene encoding proline-rich protein 2-like produces the protein MHPGSKSQGKKHKEELEKGCEGPSLPRSPSPHQARTHACGPARPPAGLPPGQGRDCAPASRRARAGTAPRPPAGLPPGQGRDCAPASHRPPAGPGQGLRPGLQPASRRGHGRDCAPASSRPPAGATAGTAPRPPAGPGQGLRPGLQPASRRGHGRDCAPASRRARAGTAPRPPAGLPPGPRQGLRPGLQPASRRAWAGTAPRPPAGPGPRSGRGRDRTGQACLAKACPAKARPGS, from the exons ATGCACCCTGGCAGCAAGAGCCAGGGAAAGAAGCacaaggaggagctggagaaaggCTGTGAAG GGCCGTCCCTGCCCCGCTCGCCCTCACCGCACCAGGCCCGGACCCATGCctgcggcccggcccggcctccaGCCGGCCTCCCGCcgggccagggcagggactgcgCCCCGGCCTCCCGCcgggccagggcagggactgcgCCCCGGCCTCCAGCCGGCCTCCCGCcgggccagggcagggactgcgCCCCGGCCTCCCACCGGCCTCCCGCCGGGCCTGGGCAGGGACTGCGCCCCGGCCTCCAGCCGGCCTCCCGCCGGGGCCACGGCAGGGACTGCGCCCCGGCCTCCAGCCGGCCTCCCGCCGGGGCCACGGCAGGGACTGCGCCCCGGCCTCCCGCcgggccagggcagggactgcgCCCCGGCCTCCAGCCGGCCTCCCGCCGGGGCCACGGCAGGGACTGCGCCCCGGCCTCCCGCcgggccagggcagggactgcgCCCCGGCCTCCAGCCGGCCTCCCGCCGGGGCCACGGCAGGGACTGCGCCCCGGCCTCCAGCCGGCCTCCCGCCGGGCCTGGGCAGGGACTGCGCCCCGGCCTCCCGCCGGGCCAGGGCCCCGCtcgggcaggggcagggacCGCACCGGCCAGGCCTGTCTTGCCAAGGCCTGTCCTGCCAAGGCCCGTCCTGGCTCCTGA